The Micromonospora sp. M71_S20 genome window below encodes:
- a CDS encoding helix-turn-helix domain-containing protein, producing MGSVEVSPQMAFARFVRRAIDDAREERGWTVTDLASHTGVGRSTVFRWLAGDWQDYPELAKVRGFCAALDLPVAAAFRALGLPDAGPAPRRRVDDGPVEADVRVILQRLADPTVPAEEKHHIRDLLRYLARRPIRRAG from the coding sequence ATGGGTTCCGTAGAGGTTTCGCCGCAGATGGCCTTCGCACGTTTCGTGCGGCGCGCCATCGACGACGCCCGCGAGGAACGCGGCTGGACCGTCACCGACCTGGCGTCCCACACGGGCGTCGGTCGGTCGACCGTGTTCCGTTGGCTCGCCGGGGACTGGCAGGACTACCCCGAACTGGCGAAGGTGCGCGGCTTCTGCGCAGCACTGGACCTGCCGGTCGCGGCGGCGTTCCGCGCGCTCGGCCTGCCCGACGCCGGTCCCGCGCCCCGCCGGCGCGTCGACGACGGCCCGGTCGAGGCGGACGTCCGGGTGATCCTGCAACGGTTGGCCGACCCCACCGTGCCCGCCGAGGAGAAGCACCACATCCGCGACCTGCTGCGCTACCTGGCCCGCCGCCCGATCCGCCGCGCCGGCTGA
- a CDS encoding ABC transporter ATP-binding protein yields MEPILSVENLSVRIAGLHILQGVSFTVAPTGVTVLLGRNGVGKTTTLRAIVGLTPPAGEVRGAVRMGAQSLLARPTHRLVRGGLGYVPEDRCVFAGLTVAENLRLAERRGSTPAYDKVFALFPELDRRGRQRAGSLSGGQQQMLAIGRVLLNDNRLLLVDEPTKGLAPKVVTEVAEVLERVAESVPVLLVEQNLAVVRRLARDAVVLAAGQVAWTGDAQELLLETALTKSLLGVGSAEGHHPAGTPAGARKDQH; encoded by the coding sequence GTGGAACCCATTCTCAGCGTGGAGAACCTGTCGGTCCGCATCGCCGGGCTGCACATCCTCCAGGGGGTGTCCTTCACGGTCGCCCCGACCGGCGTCACCGTCCTGCTCGGGCGCAACGGCGTCGGCAAGACGACCACGCTGCGCGCGATCGTCGGCCTCACCCCGCCCGCCGGCGAGGTCCGGGGCGCCGTCCGGATGGGCGCCCAGAGCCTGCTGGCCCGGCCGACCCACCGGCTGGTCCGCGGGGGGCTGGGCTACGTGCCGGAGGACCGGTGCGTCTTCGCCGGGCTCACCGTCGCGGAGAACCTCCGGCTCGCCGAGCGGCGGGGCAGCACCCCGGCGTACGACAAGGTCTTCGCGCTCTTTCCCGAGCTGGACCGGCGCGGACGGCAACGGGCCGGCTCGCTCTCCGGCGGGCAGCAGCAGATGCTCGCGATCGGCCGGGTGCTGCTCAACGACAACCGACTGCTGCTGGTCGACGAGCCGACCAAGGGGCTCGCGCCGAAGGTGGTGACCGAGGTGGCCGAGGTGCTGGAACGGGTCGCCGAGTCCGTGCCGGTGCTGTTGGTCGAGCAGAACCTCGCCGTGGTCCGGCGGCTCGCCCGGGACGCGGTCGTGCTGGCCGCCGGCCAGGTCGCCTGGACCGGCGACGCGCAGGAACTGCTGCTGGAGACAGCCCTGACCAAGTCGCTGCTGGGCGTCGGCTCGGCGGAGGGGCATCACCCCGCCGGTACGCCGGCCGGTGCGCGGAAGGACCAGCACTGA
- a CDS encoding branched-chain amino acid ABC transporter permease, protein MDTVILLTLTGLGLAALYFLVASGLSLVFGLADVLNFAHGVFLGVGAYGTWWAAGNLPGAGSDGFGFVVAVAFGVAAGTLVAVLVELVLIRPLYSRTIEQVLVTVGLSLAGVALLQATWGADARPFPRPEWTRQVTGILGANVPNGGLLLIIAAVLVLGAILAFLRWTRYGLVIRAGVENREMVTALGIDVRKAFTLVFAIGGAAAALAGALGGVYFGTVSPGQGGSLLIFAFIVVVIGGMGSVIGSAYAAVAVGLTQQFVNYYGTSGLGDICVVALLAVVLLLRPQGIAGKVATA, encoded by the coding sequence ATGGACACCGTCATCCTGTTGACGCTGACCGGGCTCGGCCTGGCGGCGCTCTACTTCCTGGTCGCCAGCGGACTCTCCCTGGTCTTCGGCCTGGCCGACGTGCTCAACTTCGCACACGGCGTCTTCCTCGGCGTCGGCGCGTACGGGACCTGGTGGGCGGCCGGCAACCTGCCCGGGGCCGGATCGGACGGCTTCGGCTTCGTGGTCGCGGTCGCCTTCGGGGTGGCCGCCGGCACGCTGGTGGCGGTACTCGTCGAGCTGGTGCTGATCCGGCCGCTCTACTCCCGCACCATCGAGCAGGTGCTGGTCACCGTCGGCCTCTCGCTGGCCGGCGTGGCGCTGCTCCAGGCGACCTGGGGCGCGGACGCCCGGCCGTTCCCGCGCCCCGAGTGGACCCGGCAGGTCACCGGAATCCTCGGCGCCAACGTGCCCAACGGCGGCCTGCTGCTGATCATCGCCGCGGTGCTGGTGCTCGGCGCGATCCTGGCCTTCCTCCGCTGGACCCGCTACGGCCTGGTGATCCGGGCCGGCGTGGAGAACCGGGAGATGGTCACCGCGCTCGGCATCGACGTGCGCAAGGCGTTCACCCTGGTCTTCGCGATCGGCGGGGCGGCGGCGGCGCTGGCCGGCGCGCTCGGCGGCGTCTACTTCGGCACCGTCTCGCCCGGACAGGGCGGCTCGCTGCTGATCTTCGCGTTCATCGTCGTGGTCATCGGCGGGATGGGCTCGGTGATCGGGTCCGCGTACGCGGCGGTCGCCGTCGGCCTGACCCAACAGTTCGTCAACTACTACGGCACCTCCGGGCTGGGCGACATCTGCGTGGTCGCGCTGCTGGCCGTGGTGCTGCTGCTGCGCCCGCAGGGCATCGCCGGAAAGGTGGCAACGGCATGA
- a CDS encoding RecQ family ATP-dependent DNA helicase — MSQDRTAVRERAEAVLRRLAGEHARLREDQWRAIEALVVDRRRVLCVQRTGWGKSAVYFVATALLRERDQGGGPPPEGGRGGVSAPARERALPGDGVAGPTVIVSPLLALMRNQVESAARAGIRARTINSANLDEWDEITAEIHAGAVDVLLISPERLNNPDFRDTVLPKLAATTGLLVVDEAHCVSDWGHDFRPDYRRLRTFLGNLPERTPVLATTATANARVTADVAEQLGDALVLRGSLDRESLRLGVVELPSPAYRLAWLADHLDRLPGSGIIYTLTVAAAGETAEFLRSRGYAVASYTGQAEDADRRAAEQDLLDNKIKALVATSALGMGFDKPDLGFVVHLGAPPSPIAYYQQVGRAGRAVAHAEVLLLPGTEDAAIWRYFASLAFPPEEQVRAVLAALRTDRPLSTQALEPIVDLRRARLELMLKVLDVDGAVRRVRGGWLATGEPWVYDEARLRRVAEARTAEQQAMREYARTPDCRLRYLRECLDDAGAADCGRCDRCAGPLFTADVSDVALTAAQTFLGRPGVEITPKKLWPTGLEAVGVPLKGRIAPAEQALPGRAVGRLSDLGWGGRLRDLVGPEAADAVVPDDVAAAVVEVLKAWAHGDERWPRRPVGVVAVGSRGRPRLVGSLAERIAAVGRLPLLGQVTPTGAPAGGPRGNSAQRVRALHGAFAVPDELADALAGLDGPVLLVDDLVDSGWTMTMVARELRRAGAPDVLPLALAVAG; from the coding sequence ATGAGTCAGGATCGGACGGCGGTACGGGAGCGGGCCGAGGCGGTGCTGCGGCGGTTGGCCGGCGAGCACGCCCGGCTCCGGGAGGACCAGTGGCGGGCGATCGAGGCGCTGGTGGTCGACCGCCGTCGGGTCCTCTGCGTGCAGCGCACCGGGTGGGGCAAGTCGGCGGTCTACTTCGTGGCCACCGCCCTGCTGCGCGAGCGCGACCAGGGCGGTGGCCCGCCGCCCGAGGGAGGCCGGGGCGGTGTCTCCGCGCCGGCGCGCGAGCGGGCGCTGCCCGGCGACGGCGTCGCCGGGCCCACCGTGATCGTCTCGCCGCTGCTGGCGCTCATGCGCAACCAGGTCGAGTCCGCGGCCCGGGCCGGCATCCGGGCCCGCACCATCAACTCCGCCAACCTCGACGAGTGGGACGAGATCACCGCCGAGATCCACGCCGGCGCCGTGGACGTGCTGCTGATCAGCCCGGAGCGGCTCAACAATCCGGACTTCCGGGACACCGTGCTGCCGAAGCTGGCGGCCACCACGGGCCTGCTGGTGGTCGACGAGGCGCACTGCGTCTCCGACTGGGGGCACGACTTCCGGCCGGACTACCGGCGGCTGCGTACCTTCCTGGGCAACCTGCCCGAGCGCACCCCGGTGCTGGCCACCACGGCCACCGCCAACGCCCGGGTCACCGCCGACGTGGCGGAGCAGCTGGGCGACGCCCTCGTGCTGCGCGGCAGCCTGGACCGGGAGTCGCTGCGCCTCGGCGTGGTCGAGTTGCCGAGCCCGGCGTACCGGCTGGCGTGGCTCGCCGACCACCTGGACCGGCTCCCCGGCTCGGGCATCATCTACACGCTGACGGTCGCCGCGGCGGGCGAGACCGCGGAGTTCCTGCGTTCCCGGGGCTACGCCGTCGCCTCCTACACGGGGCAGGCCGAGGACGCCGACCGGCGGGCCGCCGAGCAGGACCTGCTGGACAACAAGATCAAGGCGCTGGTGGCCACGAGCGCGCTGGGCATGGGCTTCGACAAGCCCGACCTCGGCTTCGTGGTGCACCTCGGCGCGCCGCCGTCGCCGATCGCGTACTACCAGCAGGTCGGCCGCGCGGGCCGGGCCGTCGCGCACGCCGAGGTGCTGCTGCTGCCCGGCACCGAGGACGCCGCCATCTGGCGCTACTTCGCCTCGCTCGCCTTCCCGCCGGAGGAGCAGGTCCGCGCCGTCCTGGCCGCCCTGCGTACCGACCGCCCGCTCTCCACCCAGGCGCTCGAACCGATCGTCGACCTGCGCCGGGCCCGGCTGGAGCTGATGCTCAAGGTGCTCGACGTCGACGGCGCGGTCCGCCGGGTGCGCGGCGGCTGGCTCGCCACCGGGGAACCCTGGGTCTACGACGAGGCCCGGCTGCGCCGCGTCGCCGAGGCGCGCACCGCCGAGCAGCAGGCCATGCGGGAGTACGCGAGGACCCCCGACTGCCGGCTGCGCTACCTGCGTGAGTGCCTGGACGACGCCGGGGCCGCCGACTGCGGCCGGTGCGACCGTTGCGCCGGCCCGTTGTTCACAGCCGACGTGTCGGACGTGGCGCTGACCGCCGCACAGACCTTCCTCGGCCGGCCGGGGGTGGAGATCACGCCGAAGAAGCTCTGGCCGACCGGGCTGGAGGCGGTGGGCGTACCGCTGAAGGGGCGGATCGCCCCGGCGGAGCAGGCGCTGCCGGGGCGCGCGGTGGGGCGGCTGTCCGACCTGGGGTGGGGCGGCCGGCTGCGCGACCTGGTCGGGCCGGAGGCGGCCGACGCCGTCGTCCCCGACGACGTGGCCGCCGCCGTGGTCGAGGTGCTCAAGGCGTGGGCGCACGGCGACGAGCGGTGGCCGCGCCGCCCGGTCGGTGTGGTCGCGGTCGGCTCGCGCGGCCGGCCCCGGCTGGTCGGCTCGCTCGCCGAGCGGATCGCCGCCGTGGGCCGGTTGCCGCTGCTCGGCCAGGTGACGCCGACGGGCGCGCCGGCCGGCGGCCCGCGCGGCAACAGCGCCCAGCGGGTACGCGCCCTGCACGGCGCCTTCGCCGTGCCGGACGAGCTGGCCGACGCCCTCGCCGGGCTCGACGGGCCGGTGCTCCTCGTCGACGACCTGGTCGACTCGGGCTGGACGATGACGATGGTCGCCCGGGAGCTGCGCCGGGCCGGCGCCCCCGACGTGCTCCCGCTCGCGCTGGCCGTGGCCGGCTGA
- a CDS encoding glycerophosphodiester phosphodiesterase, whose translation MRRTLSALGVAGALLAAAVAVPTVTASAAPAPAAERDRATDRPLVIAHRGASGYRPEHTLEAYRLAIRQGADYIEPDLVATRDGALVARHENEISGTTDVAARPEFAARRATKSIDGVAVTGWFTEDFTLAELRTLRAKERLPKVRVANTAFDGQFQVPTLQEVIDLARAEGRARGRTIGVYPETKHPSYFASIGLPLEEPLVEVLRRNRLTHRNSPVIVQSFETANLRKLNRMVDVRLAQLLDATGRPYDFTVAGDARTYQDLAKPAGLKWIASYADGVGANKNLIVPRDAAGRLLAPTTLVRDAHRERLIVHAWTFRAENQFLPADLRIGADPNARGDIQAEYELFLSLGLDGVFTDHPDTAVAAREGLARR comes from the coding sequence TTGCGACGTACCCTTTCCGCCCTCGGTGTGGCCGGCGCCCTGCTGGCGGCAGCCGTGGCCGTGCCGACGGTGACCGCCTCGGCCGCCCCGGCGCCCGCCGCCGAGCGGGACCGGGCCACGGACCGGCCCCTGGTGATCGCTCACCGGGGCGCGAGCGGCTACCGGCCCGAACACACCCTGGAGGCCTACCGGTTGGCGATCCGGCAGGGCGCGGACTACATCGAGCCGGACCTCGTCGCCACCCGCGACGGCGCGCTGGTGGCGCGGCACGAGAACGAGATCAGCGGTACGACCGACGTGGCCGCCCGCCCCGAGTTCGCCGCCCGCAGGGCCACGAAGAGCATCGACGGCGTCGCGGTCACCGGCTGGTTCACCGAGGACTTCACCCTCGCGGAGCTGCGGACGCTGCGGGCCAAGGAGCGGCTGCCCAAGGTCCGCGTCGCCAACACCGCCTTCGACGGCCAGTTCCAGGTGCCCACCCTCCAGGAGGTCATCGACCTGGCCCGCGCCGAGGGGCGGGCGCGGGGCCGGACGATCGGCGTCTATCCGGAGACCAAGCACCCGAGCTACTTCGCGTCCATCGGGCTGCCGTTGGAGGAGCCGCTGGTCGAGGTGCTGCGGCGCAACAGGCTGACCCACCGGAACTCTCCGGTGATCGTCCAGTCGTTCGAGACGGCGAACCTGCGCAAGCTGAACCGGATGGTCGACGTCAGGCTCGCGCAGCTACTCGACGCCACCGGCCGCCCGTACGACTTCACCGTCGCCGGCGACGCCCGCACCTACCAGGACCTGGCGAAGCCGGCCGGCCTGAAGTGGATCGCCTCGTACGCCGACGGGGTCGGGGCGAACAAGAACCTGATCGTCCCGCGTGACGCCGCCGGCAGGCTGCTCGCCCCGACCACCCTGGTCCGGGACGCGCACCGGGAACGGCTGATCGTGCACGCCTGGACGTTCCGGGCGGAGAACCAGTTCCTGCCGGCCGACCTGCGGATCGGCGCCGACCCGAACGCCCGTGGCGACATCCAGGCCGAGTACGAGCTGTTCCTCAGCCTCGGCCTCGACGGCGTCTTCACCGACCACCCGGACACCGCCGTCGCGGCCCGGGAGGGTCTCGCCCGGCGCTGA
- a CDS encoding SAM-dependent methyltransferase yields the protein MPEPLDAALTEVRALLLDPALTRAVAAGRRRGHRPSMVRAELRPVVLKAGPRLQISTSDGSRPYTRNVAPGPEADAAVDALLAEPFGNWHVETADATLQLRVTKSGEAQVHRAAAVRPAAEPGGHDRAKEYLLDPGDPIFAEIGGSAAKRRQVDAFLRALAATLPDDLTGPLRVVDLGCGNAYLTFAAYRWLAQRGVDVELVGVDVREDQRRRNTELAERLGWADRVRFVAGTIADAVVEPAPDLVLALHACDTATDEALARAVRWRARWVLAAPCCHHDVAAQLRARPAPAPYELLTRQGILRERFADVLTDALRAGLLRLHGYRAEVVEFVDSRHTPRNLLIRARRTGTAPTAAQRTEYRELVEQWAVTPRLEALLPPAPAPNTAPDAPAPDDVAAAR from the coding sequence ATGCCCGAACCGCTGGACGCCGCCCTGACCGAGGTCCGGGCACTGCTGCTCGACCCGGCGCTCACCCGTGCGGTGGCCGCCGGACGCCGACGTGGACACCGCCCCTCGATGGTCCGCGCCGAACTGCGGCCGGTCGTGCTCAAGGCGGGCCCCCGGTTGCAGATCTCCACCTCCGACGGCTCCCGCCCGTACACCCGCAACGTGGCCCCCGGCCCGGAGGCGGACGCGGCGGTGGACGCGCTGCTGGCCGAGCCGTTCGGCAACTGGCACGTGGAGACGGCCGACGCGACGCTCCAGCTGCGGGTCACCAAGTCCGGCGAGGCGCAGGTGCACCGGGCCGCCGCCGTCCGGCCCGCCGCCGAGCCGGGCGGGCACGACCGGGCGAAGGAGTACCTGCTCGACCCCGGCGACCCGATCTTCGCCGAGATCGGCGGCTCGGCCGCGAAGCGCCGCCAGGTCGACGCGTTCCTGCGGGCGCTGGCGGCCACCCTCCCGGATGACCTGACCGGCCCGCTGCGGGTGGTCGACCTGGGCTGCGGCAACGCGTACCTGACCTTCGCCGCGTACCGGTGGCTGGCACAGCGGGGCGTCGACGTCGAGTTGGTCGGTGTGGACGTCCGGGAGGACCAGCGGCGACGCAACACCGAGCTGGCCGAGCGGCTGGGCTGGGCCGACCGGGTCAGGTTCGTGGCCGGCACGATCGCCGACGCCGTCGTGGAACCCGCCCCCGACCTGGTGCTGGCCCTGCACGCCTGCGACACCGCCACCGACGAGGCGCTGGCCCGGGCGGTGCGCTGGCGGGCCCGCTGGGTGCTCGCCGCGCCGTGCTGCCACCACGACGTCGCGGCCCAGCTGCGTGCCCGGCCGGCCCCGGCCCCGTACGAGCTGCTGACCCGGCAGGGCATCCTCCGGGAGCGCTTCGCGGACGTCCTCACCGACGCGCTGCGGGCCGGGCTGCTCCGGCTGCACGGCTACCGGGCCGAGGTGGTGGAGTTCGTCGACTCCCGGCACACCCCCCGCAACCTGCTCATCCGGGCACGACGCACCGGCACCGCGCCGACCGCCGCCCAGCGGACGGAATACCGGGAACTGGTCGAGCAGTGGGCGGTCACCCCACGGCTGGAGGCGCTGCTGCCGCCGGCGCCCGCGCCGAACACCGCCCCCGACGCCCCGGCGCCCGACGACGTCGCGGCCGCCCGCTGA
- a CDS encoding branched-chain amino acid ABC transporter permease — MTEVKSPEVPAPPAAVPDELTPGRRRWHGLRPFLPLVALLVALILPYSTLHLPGVFEGALNSPGTLQLLAVCLVFGGLAAGYDLLFGRTGMLSFGHALYFAAGVYGTDILVTKAGLPLWQAALLAITGGTILAALLGAVALRTVGIAFAMVTLAFAQVGAILVARDFGGLTGGEEGLPLDVSGLPEGLVGVTNTVNLYWLALAYLVVVVFVVHRVSGSPTGRVLAGLRDDERRIGVLGLDPYRFKLVAFTLAGGLAAAGGAVYVLIVGGASPHITSSEWTLALLVMVVLGGPGTRWGPVIGGILYMYLDHRLVAFGTSDAVEALPAFLSNPLSQPLFVLGTVFILAVYFFPGGLASLAPRLALLRHSLRTPSRRP, encoded by the coding sequence ATGACCGAGGTCAAGAGCCCCGAGGTTCCGGCGCCGCCCGCGGCGGTGCCCGACGAGCTGACGCCGGGGCGCCGGCGGTGGCACGGGCTGCGCCCGTTCCTGCCGCTGGTCGCGCTGCTGGTCGCGCTGATCCTGCCCTACTCCACGCTGCACCTGCCGGGCGTCTTCGAGGGGGCGCTCAACTCCCCGGGCACTCTGCAACTGCTCGCCGTCTGCCTGGTCTTCGGCGGGCTGGCCGCCGGGTACGACCTGCTCTTCGGGCGGACCGGGATGCTCTCCTTCGGGCACGCCCTCTACTTCGCCGCCGGCGTCTACGGCACCGACATCCTCGTCACCAAGGCGGGACTGCCGCTGTGGCAGGCCGCGCTGCTCGCGATCACCGGCGGGACGATCCTCGCCGCGCTGCTCGGCGCGGTGGCGCTGCGTACGGTCGGCATCGCGTTCGCCATGGTGACGCTCGCCTTCGCCCAGGTCGGGGCGATCCTGGTGGCCCGCGACTTCGGCGGGCTCACCGGCGGCGAGGAAGGGCTGCCGCTGGACGTGTCCGGGCTGCCCGAGGGGCTGGTCGGGGTCACCAACACCGTCAACCTCTACTGGCTGGCGCTGGCGTACCTGGTCGTGGTGGTCTTCGTGGTGCACCGGGTGTCGGGCTCGCCGACCGGGCGGGTGCTCGCCGGCCTGCGCGACGACGAGCGGCGGATCGGGGTGCTGGGGCTCGACCCGTACCGGTTCAAGCTGGTGGCGTTCACCCTGGCCGGCGGCCTCGCGGCGGCCGGCGGCGCGGTCTACGTCCTGATCGTGGGCGGCGCCTCGCCACACATCACCTCCTCCGAGTGGACCCTGGCGCTGCTGGTCATGGTCGTGCTCGGCGGGCCGGGCACCCGGTGGGGCCCGGTGATCGGCGGCATCCTCTACATGTACCTGGACCACCGGCTGGTCGCGTTCGGCACGTCCGACGCGGTGGAGGCCCTGCCGGCGTTCCTGAGCAACCCGCTGTCCCAGCCGCTCTTCGTGCTCGGCACGGTCTTCATCCTGGCCGTCTACTTCTTCCCCGGCGGCCTGGCCAGCCTCGCCCCGCGCCTGGCACTCCTGCGGCACTCCCTGCGCACCCCGTCCCGCCGCCCCTGA
- a CDS encoding substrate-binding domain-containing protein, producing the protein MTVRTTRRVFLSAATMMAAALAATACGSPQDTASGGGDSAAPVKVGLVYSQSGALASYGKQYIEGFKAGLDFATKGTNKVGDRAVEVTEVDDAGDPAKAVSAAKDLIGKGNKIIAGSTASGVALQVAPIAAQNKVLFISGPAATDAVTGANKYTFRSGRQSYQDVVTAKSFIGDPAGKKVVVFAQDGAFGDANEAAVKAVIGGAGAAVSSVRAPASATEFTPFASQIKSAKPDLLFVAWAGTTAPAMWQTLDQQGVLSATTVVTGLDIRASWPTFGAAGSKISFLSHYFDGASDNEAVKALKAKVGTVDLFHPDGFAAAQMVVRAIEEGGDDVEKMVKALEGWSFDGVKGKMTIRAEDHALLQPMFQAKLSGSGTAFTATAQKALTGDESAPPAVAMKG; encoded by the coding sequence ATGACGGTCCGGACGACGCGGCGGGTGTTCCTCTCCGCCGCCACGATGATGGCCGCGGCGCTCGCCGCCACGGCCTGTGGCAGCCCGCAGGACACCGCCTCCGGTGGCGGCGACAGCGCCGCCCCGGTGAAGGTTGGCCTGGTCTACTCCCAGTCGGGAGCGCTCGCCAGCTACGGCAAGCAGTACATCGAGGGATTCAAGGCCGGCCTCGACTTCGCCACCAAGGGCACCAACAAGGTGGGCGACCGGGCCGTCGAGGTCACCGAGGTCGACGACGCGGGTGACCCGGCGAAGGCGGTCTCCGCGGCCAAGGACCTGATCGGCAAGGGCAACAAGATCATCGCGGGCTCGACGGCCTCCGGCGTGGCCCTCCAGGTCGCCCCGATCGCCGCCCAGAACAAGGTCCTCTTCATCTCCGGGCCCGCCGCCACCGACGCGGTGACCGGTGCCAACAAGTACACGTTCCGGTCCGGGCGGCAGTCGTACCAGGACGTGGTCACCGCCAAGTCGTTCATCGGCGACCCGGCCGGCAAGAAGGTCGTGGTGTTCGCCCAGGACGGCGCCTTCGGCGACGCCAACGAGGCGGCCGTGAAGGCCGTCATCGGCGGCGCGGGCGCTGCCGTCAGCAGCGTCCGGGCGCCGGCCAGCGCCACCGAGTTCACCCCGTTCGCCAGCCAGATCAAGTCCGCCAAGCCGGACCTGCTCTTCGTCGCCTGGGCCGGCACCACCGCCCCCGCGATGTGGCAGACGCTCGACCAGCAGGGCGTACTCTCCGCCACCACGGTCGTCACCGGCCTGGACATCCGCGCCTCGTGGCCGACCTTCGGCGCCGCCGGCAGCAAGATCTCCTTCCTGTCGCACTACTTCGACGGGGCCTCCGACAACGAGGCCGTGAAGGCGCTGAAGGCCAAGGTCGGCACCGTCGACCTGTTCCACCCGGACGGCTTCGCCGCCGCGCAGATGGTCGTCCGCGCCATCGAAGAGGGCGGCGACGACGTCGAGAAGATGGTCAAGGCGCTGGAGGGCTGGAGCTTCGACGGGGTCAAGGGCAAGATGACCATCCGCGCCGAGGACCACGCGCTGCTCCAGCCGATGTTCCAGGCCAAGCTGTCCGGCAGCGGCACCGCGTTCACGGCCACCGCCCAGAAGGCGCTGACCGGGGACGAGTCCGCACCGCCGGCCGTGGCGATGAAGGGCTGA
- a CDS encoding ABC transporter ATP-binding protein, which produces MLATRGLTWRIGEVAIVDSVYLDLAPGEFLGVIGPNGAGKTSLFNLITGIRRATEGRITLDGQDIGSLPPHKRARLGLGRTFQASSVFGSLSVRENVRLAVQAHRGGSMKLWRRAAADREVAAAADAALDRVGLAHRGTALAGTLAHGEKRKLEIALLLAGEPRVMLLDEPMAGVSAEDVPELVSVIRSLTGDSGRSVLMVEHHMDVILELADRIAVMHHGALLACDTPETVMANPTVQEAYLGESL; this is translated from the coding sequence ATGCTCGCCACCCGCGGTCTGACCTGGCGGATCGGTGAGGTCGCCATCGTCGACAGCGTCTACCTGGACCTGGCGCCCGGGGAGTTCCTCGGCGTCATCGGGCCCAACGGCGCCGGCAAGACCTCACTGTTCAACCTGATCACCGGCATACGCCGGGCCACGGAAGGTCGGATCACCCTCGACGGGCAGGACATCGGCTCCCTGCCGCCGCACAAGCGGGCCCGTCTCGGCCTCGGCCGCACCTTCCAGGCATCCTCGGTCTTCGGTTCGCTCAGCGTGCGGGAGAACGTCCGGCTCGCCGTGCAGGCGCACCGCGGGGGCTCGATGAAGCTGTGGCGGCGGGCGGCGGCCGACCGGGAGGTCGCCGCCGCCGCCGACGCGGCGCTCGACCGCGTCGGCCTCGCCCACCGGGGTACGGCGCTGGCCGGCACCCTCGCCCACGGCGAGAAGCGGAAGCTGGAGATCGCCCTGCTGCTCGCCGGGGAGCCCCGGGTCATGCTGCTCGACGAGCCGATGGCCGGGGTCAGCGCCGAGGACGTGCCCGAGCTGGTCTCGGTGATCCGCTCGCTCACCGGCGACAGCGGCCGGTCGGTGCTGATGGTCGAGCACCACATGGACGTCATCCTGGAGCTGGCCGACCGGATCGCCGTGATGCACCACGGCGCGCTGCTGGCCTGCGACACCCCGGAGACCGTGATGGCCAACCCCACCGTGCAAGAGGCCTACCTGGGGGAGTCGCTCTAG